Proteins encoded in a region of the Thermococcus stetteri genome:
- a CDS encoding cupin domain-containing protein, translated as MIVVRVEDAPWVDNPHGVDVRKLMDEKSAQIFYITLNLGESLKRHTTPVDAFLYVLKGRGIVEVGDERAEVKKGTAVYLPKEVPHAVSNGGSLDMAFLVIKVM; from the coding sequence ATGATCGTTGTTAGAGTTGAGGACGCCCCGTGGGTGGACAACCCACACGGAGTGGATGTGAGAAAGCTGATGGATGAGAAAAGTGCCCAGATATTTTACATAACCCTGAATCTGGGAGAGAGTCTGAAGAGACACACAACGCCGGTTGATGCTTTCCTCTACGTCCTCAAGGGCAGGGGCATCGTGGAGGTCGGCGACGAAAGGGCAGAGGTTAAGAAGGGAACCGCCGTATATCTCCCGAAGGAAGTGCCGCATGCGGTTTCCAACGGGGGAAGCCTTGACATGGCATTCCTCGTTATCAA